CAAAATGGCCATCTTACTTTAGTTTCTGCCGACATAACAAAGAACAACCTTTCGCCCCATTTTACGAACTGAATTGCTAAATCCCAATCGACTAAGACTTAACCAATGTTATATTCATGGTATCTTATGAGGAGATCGATGTAAaaaaattagtttttttttcttacatgttatgtcacttgaCTTAGATTTGGTTAAGTCTCGGTCGAGTGAAACCTAGCCGCACCCTTTTATGAATACAAGCACATAGTTGAACAATACCAGTGTGATGAGAAATCTTCGATATGGCTGAATAAAGAAAAAAAACACTAAATAGGACGAAACCGCTAACAAGCATCAAGAATGCACTAGTAGGTGTCATCGACGCCGCTGAGAGCACAGGAAAGGCCGGGCCACTATGAGACACAACCAAGGGCACTCGGACATGCGCTACCTGAATGAAACCACCGAACTTTATAGCAACATTGCCACCAAACTAACATCAGAGAGGGCCCTCCGAACCGAGAAGCGTTGATCCTGCCGACGAGCAGAAAGGATTGAGAGGCATGAAGAGCCTGTATATGTAAATGAGAGGGCCAAATGTGAACGCTAGACGCCCGAGATAGCCTAGGAGGGATAAAGTAGCACTCCAAACAAGCTCAACATGCCACCTCAACCGGAGGAAATCCACACTCATCGATGGCATCCCCACGTCACTGCAACCGAGTCCACCCAAACGCCCATGGGGATTTCACCCTGGGCGTTGGCAAGGATGGATTAGTTCACTAGAGCCTAGGCATTGCCGCCAGAGGTGGGTGACACCTGCATGCATCGCTGCCGAGGTGCAGAGCTTTCACTTGGAACCTCCCCCACCTTGCCGAGGGACTCAAGCCACCGGGCCCACTGTGGCGGGGGACCCACCATGGCCCATTNNNNNNNNNNNNNNNNNNNNNNNNNNNNNNNNNNNNNNNNNNNNNNNNNNNNNNNNNNNNNNNNNNNNNNNNNNNNNNNNNNNNNNNNNNNNNNNNNNNNNNNNNNNNNNNNNNNNNNNNNNNNNNNNNNNNNNNNNNNNNNNNNNNNNNNNNNNNNNNNNNNNNNNNNNNNNNNNNNNNNNNNNNNNNNNNNNNNNNNNNNNNNNNNNNNNGATGGCATGTCGCCCCAAAGAGCTACGCTGCCTTGTTCCCTTTGCCAAAATAACACCCTGATTCTTTTCCACCAACTTTTTTCTAGAACAACAACGCGTACACTGGAAGATGGACGGCAGACCATCAGATCCAACTCTCGATCTTTTTCcaccatccatcaaacaaacaaacATGTTGAAGAGTAATACTAGTGATGTAATGGTGTGCGTCTGTGCACTCGACAGGGGCGAGCAGGCATGCCAGCCCAACAAAGCGATGAAGGTGTCTGCCTGCCTCCGGCCCTCGACCATGGCCACGTGCTCCCCGTCGCCCGCTGTTCCTCCCTGTCGCCTCCCTGCCCGCCTCCAcagattcttcttcctcctcctccatttcatCATAAAATTTAGCGCATGCAAATCGCAAATGTAGGTAGTACAACTGCTTCTCTGGATCAGCATTGCTTATAATTCCTCGAGAATATATTAATGCCGACGCGGCTAGATTGCTAGTTTAAACTTTAAAGCAAACTATGCCCTATATAAACACATCCACGGCACAGCTGATGTACAAGAACACATCCACGGCACATCATTCCGGCCTGAGTTAACGCGTGCAGGGCGAGGCAGTCGGTGAGACCATGTCGAAGCCGAGGCTGGACGGCAAGGTGGCCATCGTGACGGGCGGCGCGAGCGGcatcggcgaggcggcggcgcggctcttCGCGGCCAGCGGCGCCACGGTGGTCATCGCGGACATCCAGGACGCGCTGGGCGAAGCGGTGGCGGCGTCCATCGCGGAGTCCGGCGCGTGCTGCACGTACGCGCGGTGCGACGTGACGGACGAGGCGCAGGTGGAGGCCACGGTGGCGGCGGCCGTGGCGGCGCACGGCCGGCTAGACGTCATGCTCAGCAACGCCGGCGTGCTGCTCCCGACGGGCCCCGTCATGGAAATGGACCTGTCCGCGCTCGACCGCGTCATGGCCGTCAACTTCCGCGGCGCGGCGGCGTGCGTCAAGCACGCGGCCCGCGCCATGGTGGCCGCGGGCGTCCGCGGCGCCATCGTGTGCACAGGGAGCGTCGCGTGCGTGCAGGGCGGGTACGGCCCGGCCTCCTACACGGCGTCCAAGCACGCGCTGCTGGGCCTGGTGCGCGCCGCGGCGGGCGAGCTCGGGCGCCACGGCGTGCGCGTCAACCTCGTGTCCCCCGGCGGAGTGGCGACGCCGCTGAGCTGCGCGGTGGTGGGCGTGGGCGCCGAGGAGATGGAGGCCATGACGGAGGCCCACAACGTGCTGCGCGGGAAGGTGCTGCGCGCGGCCGACGTGGCGGAGGCCGCGCTGTTCCTCGCGTCCGACCAGGCGGGCTTCATCAGCGGCCACAACCTCGTCGTCGACGGCGCCACCACCGCCGTCAACCCCGCCGTGCTGCGCTCCATCGGGCTGTGATCTGCGCCGCACGTCCATCGTCTCATCAGCTCTCTTGATCTGTTCATACTACAGCTACAGCTACAGCAGCAGTTAATATTAGTAATGTGATTCCTTGAAAAATATATAAATGTTGTGACATGACGAGAATTAATACTTCTTGCGTGAATTTTGTATGGTATATCTTCGGCATTttactttttttttttgagaaatcttcGGCATTTTACTAAGCTGCACTGGATGGAGTGTCAGAGAAATTGTCAGAAATGTCAAACGGAACCTAGAGTGGAGTGGGAGTGCACGAAGTCGCACGTCTGAAAAC
Above is a window of Triticum dicoccoides isolate Atlit2015 ecotype Zavitan chromosome 5B, WEW_v2.0, whole genome shotgun sequence DNA encoding:
- the LOC119306676 gene encoding short-chain dehydrogenase reductase 3b-like — translated: MSKPRLDGKVAIVTGGASGIGEAAARLFAASGATVVIADIQDALGEAVAASIAESGACCTYARCDVTDEAQVEATVAAAVAAHGRLDVMLSNAGVLLPTGPVMEMDLSALDRVMAVNFRGAAACVKHAARAMVAAGVRGAIVCTGSVACVQGGYGPASYTASKHALLGLVRAAAGELGRHGVRVNLVSPGGVATPLSCAVVGVGAEEMEAMTEAHNVLRGKVLRAADVAEAALFLASDQAGFISGHNLVVDGATTAVNPAVLRSIGL